In the genome of Candidatus Bathyarchaeota archaeon, the window TGAGAGTGTTAGGTTACAAATTGAAAATTTTCTGAAGCCGCTAATCATCACTGAAACAATTTTGGAAGGTCGGTGGATATTGCGGTCTTTTATAATTGATGGTGAGGAGATCCTGTTCCCTGAAGAAAAGAATATAACTATTCGATTTGATGCCGAAGGCAAATTGTCTGGTTCAGGAGGATGTAATGAATTCATTGGTTCATATAGAATAATCTACGATAATATGATATCTATAGGGCCTATAGCTTTCACCGAAATAGCATGCCCAGAAGGTATGGAGCAAGAACTGCTCTACTTTGGATCTCTTGAAGAACTATCAAAATTTAACTTAACAGATGATGAACTGAGACTATCTTCAACAAATGAGCGAATAGTGTTGATATTTTCTAGACAGAGTCTTTGATTTGTGCTTTTAGTTCAACTTAAACAATATCAATTCTTTAAGAGTTATAGCCATGAAATCCGCAATAAAATTTCTAGTTCTTGGATTGGTTGATGTAGCTAGCATTACGCAATCTGCAAATAAAGTTGGACGTAGTGTGTATACAATAGATCTTTTTGGGGATTTAGATACAAAAAAACATTCGAAACAAAGTCTATCAATCTTGCAGGAGTATGGAAAAATTCCGCTTAAAGATCTTGAACTCTCAGACGCATTTCTCAAATTAACCAAGAAACTATTAAAAGATAACGATATTGATGCCATCTTACTTTCTAGTGGACTTGATGATGAAGGTCAATTGCTTCAAAGTCTGCATGATCTAGTTCCCATACTCGGAAATGAACCTGAAAAAATTGATGGGGTAAGAAATAAACATAATTTTTTTAATGAGCTTAGAAAGTTAAAAATCCAATTTCCTGAAACTAAATTCGTTAGTAATCTAAATGAAGGATTGCTAGCATCTCGGGACATAGGATTTCCTTTGGTGATAAAACCTACCAAAGGATATGGTGGAATCGGTATTAAAATGTGTAAAGATAGAAAAGATCTACAGGATTTCCTTAATAATAAATCAGATGGTAAATGGATTATTCAAAAATATATGCCCGGTACTCCTGCCAGTATTTCTATCATAGCAGATGGAACAAAGTCTAAAATCTTATCACTGAATGAGCAATTGCTTGGGATTAAAGAATTTGGGCAAAGAGAGGATTTTGGTTTTTCAGGAAATATTGTTCCATTATGGACTGATAGAAATCTATTGCAGAGATGTGAAGAATTAACTGATAAGATTGTAGCAAAATTTGGATTGAAAGGATCGAATGGAATAGATATAATAATCTCAGATCAATCTGATGAGATAAATATTATTGAAATAAACCCTCGATTTCAGGCATCCTTAGAATGCATTGAACGGTATTTGGGTGTAAACCTTGTAGATTTGCATCTAAAAGCCTGTAATCATGGGGAATTACCAACCAATCTAAATAGATCTCAATCAAAGTTTGTTGGAAGGACGATTCTATACGCCAAATCAAATATTAGAGTACTCAATCTTGTACAATTTGATTTCATAAGAGATATCCCTAGTTCAGGATCTGAGATTCCAGAGGGAGAACCTATATGTTCTGTAATTATTGGCTCTTCAAGTAGAGAAGAATGCTTACAAGAAACAAAGAATTATGCTAAAATGATCTATGATGGGGCAATTCAATGATTAACTCCAAAAGAATTGCACTAATTACAATATTCGCTGCGTTAACTGCAATCCTGGACTCTATACCTGGAATTCCGCAGTTTACCTCAGGAGTTTGGTATAGTTGGGTATTCTTAATCGAGCCGATCGTAGGATTCATATTAGGTCCATTTAACGGATTTCTCTCAGTCTTAATTGGTGTTCTGATTGGGCATTATATATATTTCAGAGACCCTTATGAGTTTATATTTACTTTAGGTGCTCCTATAGGAGCAATGATATCAGGAATGCTTTTTCAAGGCAACAAAAAATTTCCACTTTTACTCTTTACTTTCTTGTTGGTTGCTTATTTCTTAGCGCCAATTTCATTTAGCTTACGCGCGCGCGCGCTATGGGGAATCTGGGATGTGCTTCTTGCTTTTGTGTTGCTTTTGACGATTACATTGATAAAAATCGAAAGAATACGACCGGTGTTTAGTGCTTTTATTGGCCTTGAATCAGATGTGTTGTTTAGAATTTTTCTATTAGTTCCATTGCAGACCTACAAAATATTCTATGGCTTCAATCTAGAAGCAATGAAGCTAATTTGGACTGCATCGGCTTTTATGACTCCGATTCAAGTAGGCTTATCCTTATTTTTTACAATTTTAGCGTTCCCACTGTTAAAGAAGGCTACTAGAAGATTTAATCTGCAACTATAAGCTTATTTGGTATATTTCTTACTCAAGTTAATGCCCCACCAAGCCCACATAGCTCCAAGAATTGTTGCACCAATGAGAAATGTTATCACAAGCAAAGCCAGATTTTGGATAGTACTAAAATTCGACCACATGAATGCTACATGATAAACAGCATAAGCTAGCCAAGCGAAAAATATTATTATTGAAGCAATAACTCTTGAGGCTAGACCCGGAGGGGTTTTTTTCTATGGCTCATATTTATTACGTGAAAGTAAAATCTATTTAGATTTTTTCTTTAGCTTTCACAAGTAATGTGCTAATTTGGATAGAATCTCATTTTCTAACAGGAATTCTTTTGTATTTGCATTCATATCTCGTTTGGAAAGGTAGAAAAGATCCTGTGGGGAGTCTATATCCAGCGATACATTTGGGATCTTAAGAACTTTTGGATAGATTCCTTTCACCAATGCTTCTCTCAAATGAAATCTTGGGCTATTCATGCCATACCTAACAGGGATAGCGTTTGGCGGATCAAGCATCATGATATTAGTCCCATCAAATCTATGGGAAGGAACTAAAACTACTCCTGGTGGTTTATTTAAACCAATTATACGATTCAAATCACTTCTCTTTATTAAAGGCATATCAGCAGGATTAATAAGAATAGAATTTGCTCCTTTTTTCACGCAATAATCTATACCATTTTGGATCGCGTAATTTATCCCTCTTTGTTCTTTTTCCTTCAGTGTTTTTGCACCGAAATGTTTTGCTGTTTTGAGAACCGTATTATCATTACTAATTGCTACAATCTCTTCAATATTAGATTCATTTGCTGAATTTAAGACGTCTTTAAACATAGCTAATGTCAGATATCTTCTTTCTTCTGGACTTAAGCAAGAAGAAAGTCTACTTTTTGAGTGTTTAAGATCCTTTACAGGAATTATCATGAAAGCCAAAGAGATTACATGACCCCTAAAACGAAGTTTTATTCCTCTCTCTTTAGTTCCTCACCAATTCTTAATATATTTTCCGCGATTCGCATCTTTTCTTTTAATCCTTTCATCAGGGTATCGATCACGTAAACATCCATTCTGAGTGATTCTATTTTATCTTTCAAGTGTCGATCAGTTACATCCAAAACAAAAGCATCAATAAAATCCTTATACATGTTTGCAATTGAAAATGACGATACTTCTAAACCCATTCCCTTCATCAGCTTATCAAGAGGCCCTTTGATAGGGGAACCTCCTATTAATGGTGTTATAGAGATGGTTTTTGCTTTAGTCTCTTTAAGTGCTTTTTCAATTCCATCAACAGAAAGTATCGTTCTTATGCTTACAAGTGGATTGCTTGGGCATATGATTATCAATTCTGCGTTCAATATAGATTCAATTACACCTGGAGTCGGTTTGGCCTTTTTCTTACCCTCAAATAAAATATCACGAACTTGATCTTTTGATGATCTCTTAACAAGATATTCTTGGAAATGTATATTTCCTCTATCTGTAATAATCCTTGTTTGGAATTTTTCATTGGACATAGGGAGGATTCTAACTTTCAAATTCAACAATTTACATAGACGTTCTGTAGCTTCAGAAAGAGTTAGTCCTTTCCTAAGAAAATCGGTTCTTACTATATGCGTTGCTAGATCTCTATCCCCTATATTAAACCAAGTATCGATGCCGTAATCCTTTAACATATTAAGAAAATTGAAGCTATCGCCTTCAATGCCCCATCCTTTCTTTTTATCTACAATACCAGCTAGTGTGTATGTAATAATATCGACATCTGGTGATATATGTAAGCCGTATAGTTCGATATCATCTCCAGTATTGACAATTATTGTTATTCTTTCTTCTGGGTGTACTCTGGCCAATCCTTCAATAAATCTCGCTGCACCTACACCGCCTGCCAAAGCTACTATCATAATTTATTTCCCCAGTAATTCAGATAACTGATTTCCTCCAGATCCTTTCTGGAGGTTTGCAAAGGTTCTTCCTCTGCATAACCGATAGCTATCAAAGCTTGAGGTTCTATATTAGAAGGAATTTTCAGAATCTCTCTTATCAAATCTTTACAGAAGAGGGGAGCACAATACCAACAAGAACCTAGACCTTCAATTTTAGCTGCTAAAAGTATATTCTCAATAGCTGCAGCTACGCTTTGAATGGCCATAGTATATTCAGCTTCATTTCTTCTATCACTGTAATCATGCATGTCTTTCATTGTTAAACAAACTAAAATCAAAACTGGAGGTTCTGTAAATTTTCTTATTGATTGGCTAATTAGCACTTTACGAATTTTTTCATCCATCCTATCTGATTTAAGATCGTTTTCCCATTTTTCAGCCATGGTCTTAGCTAACTTTAGTTTAAGATCAGATTTTGAAATAATTATAAAGCGCCAAGGTTGCGCGTTGTGTGCTGAAGGTGCCCACATAGCAACATTTAATATATTTTGAATTTTTTTATCTGAGATCTTTT includes:
- the cofC gene encoding 2-phospho-L-lactate guanylyltransferase, with product MIIPVKDLKHSKSRLSSCLSPEERRYLTLAMFKDVLNSANESNIEEIVAISNDNTVLKTAKHFGAKTLKEKEQRGINYAIQNGIDYCVKKGANSILINPADMPLIKRSDLNRIIGLNKPPGVVLVPSHRFDGTNIMMLDPPNAIPVRYGMNSPRFHLREALVKGIYPKVLKIPNVSLDIDSPQDLFYLSKRDMNANTKEFLLENEILSKLAHYL
- the cofD gene encoding 2-phospho-L-lactate transferase, giving the protein MIVALAGGVGAARFIEGLARVHPEERITIIVNTGDDIELYGLHISPDVDIITYTLAGIVDKKKGWGIEGDSFNFLNMLKDYGIDTWFNIGDRDLATHIVRTDFLRKGLTLSEATERLCKLLNLKVRILPMSNEKFQTRIITDRGNIHFQEYLVKRSSKDQVRDILFEGKKKAKPTPGVIESILNAELIIICPSNPLVSIRTILSVDGIEKALKETKAKTISITPLIGGSPIKGPLDKLMKGMGLEVSSFSIANMYKDFIDAFVLDVTDRHLKDKIESLRMDVYVIDTLMKGLKEKMRIAENILRIGEELKREE
- a CDS encoding ATP-grasp domain-containing protein — protein: MKSAIKFLVLGLVDVASITQSANKVGRSVYTIDLFGDLDTKKHSKQSLSILQEYGKIPLKDLELSDAFLKLTKKLLKDNDIDAILLSSGLDDEGQLLQSLHDLVPILGNEPEKIDGVRNKHNFFNELRKLKIQFPETKFVSNLNEGLLASRDIGFPLVIKPTKGYGGIGIKMCKDRKDLQDFLNNKSDGKWIIQKYMPGTPASISIIADGTKSKILSLNEQLLGIKEFGQREDFGFSGNIVPLWTDRNLLQRCEELTDKIVAKFGLKGSNGIDIIISDQSDEINIIEINPRFQASLECIERYLGVNLVDLHLKACNHGELPTNLNRSQSKFVGRTILYAKSNIRVLNLVQFDFIRDIPSSGSEIPEGEPICSVIIGSSSREECLQETKNYAKMIYDGAIQ
- a CDS encoding nitroreductase family protein codes for the protein MQDLFRKRRSIRKYSQKKISDKKIQNILNVAMWAPSAHNAQPWRFIIISKSDLKLKLAKTMAEKWENDLKSDRMDEKIRKVLISQSIRKFTEPPVLILVCLTMKDMHDYSDRRNEAEYTMAIQSVAAAIENILLAAKIEGLGSCWYCAPLFCKDLIREILKIPSNIEPQALIAIGYAEEEPLQTSRKDLEEISYLNYWGNKL